One window of the Salvia splendens isolate huo1 chromosome 1, SspV2, whole genome shotgun sequence genome contains the following:
- the LOC121755188 gene encoding spliceosome-associated protein 130 A codes for MYLYSLTLQLSTGILCAINGSFSGGKSQEIAVARGKVLELLRPDDNGKLQSLLSVEIFGAIRSLAQFRLTGAQKDYIVVGSDSGRIVILEYNKEKNTLEKVHQETFGKSGCRRIVPGQYLAIDPKGRAVMIGACEKQKLVYVLNRDSVARLTISSPLEAHKSHTIVYSICGVDCGFDNPIFAAIELDYSEADQDPTGQAANEAQKHLTFYELDLGLNHVSRKWSEQVDNGANMLVTVPGGGDGPSGVLVCAENFVIYKNQGHPDVRAVIPRREDLPAERGVLIVSAAMHKQKSMFFFLLQTEYGDVFKVTLDHDNDRVKELKIKYFDTIPVTSSLCVLKSGFLFAASEFGNHALYQFQAIGDDPDVEASSATLMETEEGFQPVFFQPRKLKNLVRIDQIESLMPIMDMKVSNLFEEETPQIFSLCGRGPRSSLRILRPGLAISEMAVSQLPGVPSAVWTVKKNVNDEFDAYIVVSFANATLVLSIGETVEEVSDSGFLDTTPSLAVSLIGDDSLMQVHPGGIRHIREDGRINEWRTPGKRTIVKVGSNRNQVVIALSGGELIYFEIDMTGQLMEIAKHEMSGDIACLDIAPVPEGRQRSRFLAVGSYDNTIRILSLDPDDTMDILSLQSVSSPPESLLFLEVQASLGGEDGADHPANLFLNAGLQNGVLYRTVVDMVTGTLSDARSRFLGLRAPKLFSIFVRGRQAMLCLSSRPWLGYIHQGHFLLTPLSYETLEYAASFSSDQCAEGVVAVAGDALRVFTIERLGESFNETAIPLRYTPRKFVVHPKRKLLLIIESDQGAFTAEEREAAKKESFESAGMGENGNAEQMENGDDEENNNPLTDEQYGYPKAESGRWVSCIRVLDPKTTQTTCLLELQDGEAAFSMCTVNFHDKEYGTLLAVGTAKGLQFWPKRSFEAGYIHIYRFKEDGKVLELLHKTQVEGVPLALAQFQGRLLAGIGPVLRLYDLGKRRLLRKCENKLFPNSITSIQTYRDRIYVGDMQESFHYCKYRRDENQLYIFADDTVPRWLTAAQHVDFDTMAGADKFGNVYFVRLPQDVSDEIEEDPTGGKIKWEQGKLNGAPNKVEEIVQFHVGDVVTCLQKASLIPGGGECLIYGTVMGSLGAFLPFTSRDDVDFFSHLEMHLRQEYPPLCGRDHMAYRSSYFPVKDVIDGDLCEQFPTLSMDMQRKIADELDRTPGEIMKKLEEIRNKII; via the exons ATGTACCTCTACAGTCTAACCCTTCAACTATCCACCGGAATCCTCTGCGCCATAAATGGCAGCTTCTCCGGCGGCAAATCACAGGAGATCGCGGTCGCGCGCGGCAAGGTCCTGGAGCTTCTGCGCCCCGACGACAACGGTAAGCTCCAGTCTCTCCTCTCTGTTGAAATCTTCGGTGCTATTCGCTCGTTAGCTCAATTTCGCCTCACTGGTGCGCAAAAGGATTACATAGTGGTCGGGTCGGATTCGGGGCGCATTGTAATCCTTGAGTACAATAAAGAGAAGAATACGCTCGAAAAAGTTCATCAGGAGACGTTTGGGAAGTCGGGATGCCGTAGGATAGTACCTGGCCAGTACTTGGCAATTGACCCTAAGGGTAGAGCTGTAATGATTGGTGCGTGCGAGAAGCAGAAgcttgtttatgttttgaataggGATAGTGTAGCTAGGTTAACTATTTCGTCTCCGTTGGAGGCGCACAAGAGCCACACTATAGTTTACTCGATTTGTGGGGTGGATTGTGGGTTCGACAATCCTATTTTTGCGGCTATAGAACTGGATTACTCAGAGGCAGACCAGGACCCCACCGGTCAAGCTGCTAATGAGGCGCAAAAGCATTTGACCTTCTATGAATTGGATTTGGGGCTTAACCATGTGTCTAGGAAATGGTCCGAGCAGGTTGATAATGGTGCTAATATGCTTGTGACTGTTCCCGGTGGTGGGGATGGGCCGAGTGGCGTGCTTGTTTGTGcggaaaattttgttatatacaAGAATCAGGGGCACCCTGATGTGAGGGCAGTCATTCCGAGGCGTGAGGACTTGCCTGcagagcgtggtgtcttgattGTCTCGGCTGCTATGCATAAGCAGAAATCCATGTTTTTCTTCTTGTTGCAAACTGAATATGGGGATGTATTCAAAGTGACACTGGACCATGACAATGATAGAGTAAAAGAGTTGAAGATCAAGTATTTTGATACTATTCCAGTCACATCTTCCTTGTGTGTCTTGAAATCTGGGTTTCTGTTTGCTGCATCAGAGTTTGGAAACCATGCCTTGTATCAGTTTCAGGCGATTGGTGATGATCCTGATGTGGAGGCTTCTTCTGCTACACTGATGGAAACAGAGGAAGGTTTCCAGCCAGTGTTCTTCCAGCCTAGAAAGCTGAAGAATCTTGTTCGGATCGATCAAATTGAGAGCTTAATGCCTATTATGGATATGAAAGTGTCCAATCTATTTGAGGAAGAAACCCCTCAAATATTTTCACTTTGTGGGCGGGGACCTCGTTCTTCTCTGCGGATACTGAGACCAGGTTTGGCTATTAGTGAAATGGCAGTTTCGCAATTACCTGGTGTTCCAAGTGCTGTATGGACTGTCAAAAAGAATGTGAATGATGAATTTGATGCCTATATTGTTGTCTCTTTTGCAAATGCCACTCTCGTACTTTCCATTGGTGAAACTGTTGAAGAAGTTAGTGATAGTGGATTTCTTGACACTACGCCTTCTCTTGCTGTTTCTTTGATTGGTGATGACTCCTTGATGCAAGTCCACCCTGGTGGTATCAGGCATATCAGAGAGGATGGGCGTATCAATGAATGGAGGACTCCAGGAAAGAGAACAATTGTTAAGGTTGGGTCTAATAGAAATCAGGTTGTCATTGCACTGAGTGGAGGGGAGCTAATATATTTCGAAATAGATATGACAGGGCAGCTGATGGAGATTGCAAAACATGAAATGTCCGGAGACATTGCCTGTTTAGATATTGCTCCTGTCCCAGAAGGACGACAGAGATCTCGCTTTCTGGCTGTTGGATCTTATGACAATACGATCCGCATCTTGTCTTTGGACCCCGATGACACCATGGACATTTTGAGTCTCCAGAGTGTTTCATCTCCTCCGGAGTCCCTACTCTTTCTTGAAGTTCAGGCTTCATTAGGAGGTGAGGATGGAGCAGACCACCCCGCTAACCTCTTTCTAAATGCTGGCTTGCAAAATGGTGTTCTATACAGGACGGTTGTGGATATGGTGACTGGCACACTCTCAGATGCTCGTTCTCGATTCTTAGGTCTCAGAGCACCTAAGCTGTTTTCTATTTTTGTGAGAGGGAGACAAGCTATGCTTTGCTTGTCAAGTAGACCTTGGCTTGGATATATACACCAAGGTCACTTCCTTCTTACCCCTCTGTCATATGAGACACTTGAATATGCTGCCTCCTTTTCGTCGGACCAGTGTGCAGAAGGTGTTGTAGCTGTGGCTGGGGATGCTTTGAGGGTTTTCACCATCGAGAGACTAGGAGAATCATTTAATGAAACTGCTATACCTTTGAGGTATACACCAAGGAAGTTTGTTGTTCATCCCAAGCGTAAGCTTTTGCTTATAATCGAGAGCGATCAGGGAGCATTCACTGCAGAAGAACGTGAAGCTGCAAAAAAGGAATCATTTGAGTCTGCTGGGATGGGTGAGAACGGAAATGCAGAGCAGATGGAGAATGGTGACGATGAGGAGAACAATAATCCTCTTACAGACGAACAATATGGTTATCCCAAGGCAGAGTCTGGAAGGTGGGTTTCTTGTATCAGAGTTTTAGACCCGAAGACAACACAGACGACCTGTTTACTTGAGCTTCAGGATGGTGAAGCAGCATTTAGCATGTGCACTGTCAATTTTCATGACAAGGAGTACGGAACTCTTTTGGCTGTAGGAACTGCAAAGGGCCTACAGTTTTGGCCCAAAAGATCCTTCGAGGCTGGATATATCCATATATATAGGTTCAAGGAAGATGGGAAGGTTCTTGAACTTCTGCATAAAACACAAGTGGAAGGTGTCCCTCTTGCTTTGGCCCAATTTCAGGGAAGACTGCTGGCTGGAATAGGACCGGTGCTTAGATTGTATGATTTGGGGAAAAGAAGATTGCTTAGGAAGTGTGAGAATAAGTTGTTCCCTAATTCAATTACATCTATCCAGACATACCGTGATCGGATTTATGTTGGTGATATGCAGGAG TCATTCCACTACTGCAAGTATAGACGTGATGAAAACCAGCTGTACATATTCGCTGATGACACAGTCCCCAGATGGCTTACTGCTGCACAGCATGTAGATTTCGACACCATGGCAGGGGCAGACAAATTTGGAAATGTTTACTTTGTGCGGTTGCCACAAGATGTCTCTGATGAGATTGAAGAAGATCCAACTGGTGGTAAGATAAAATGGGAGCAGGGGAAGCTGAACGGGGCACCAAACAAAGTGGAGGAAATAGTTCAATTCCACGTCGGTGATGTGGTCACTTGCTTGCAGAAGGCATCTTTGATTCCAGGAGGTGGGGAGTGCCTCATTTATGGGACTGTAATGGGGAGTTTGGGGGCGTTCCTCCCATTCACATCCCgcgatgatgttgatttcttctCGCATTTGGAGATGCACCTGCGACAGGAGTACCCACCTTTGTGTGGCAGAGACCACATGGCCTATAGATCTTCCTACTTCCCGGTGAAG GATGTGATTGATGGAGATTTGTGTGAACAGTTCCCAACTCTGTCTATGGATATGCAACGCAAAATTGCGGACGAGCTCGATAGAACTCCAGGGGAGATCATGAAGAAACTGGAAGAGATAAGAAACAAAATCATCTGA